A region of Acidisarcina sp. DNA encodes the following proteins:
- a CDS encoding HAD family hydrolase encodes MSQAAPGAETPQHPKSPGQVFLREGFAWDRQNAYLFDIDGTLLRSRDRVHFNSFAHSVRHVTGYELNLQGVSVHGSTDTAILRDAFRASNIADSEWKPQLEPILALMRQTVVEQRDSLQPFLMPGVEATLRHLQSAGALLGLATGNLEVIGWLKVEAAGLKEWFRFGGFSDRFDIRAEMIAHAAELARRIAGPDASICVVGDTPWDISAAKANSLPTIAVATGHFTWEELMQHAPEACTSTLEDLLHATAPAANRNL; translated from the coding sequence ATGAGCCAGGCAGCACCAGGCGCAGAAACTCCGCAGCATCCCAAGTCGCCGGGGCAGGTCTTCCTGCGTGAGGGGTTTGCCTGGGACCGGCAGAACGCGTACCTCTTCGATATCGATGGCACTCTTCTGCGCAGCCGGGACCGAGTCCACTTTAACTCCTTCGCCCACAGCGTAAGGCATGTTACTGGATACGAACTCAATCTGCAGGGCGTCAGCGTCCACGGCAGCACGGACACTGCGATTCTTCGGGACGCCTTTCGCGCCTCCAATATCGCCGACTCTGAGTGGAAGCCCCAGCTTGAGCCAATCCTTGCGCTTATGCGCCAGACGGTGGTCGAGCAGCGCGACTCCCTTCAGCCCTTTCTTATGCCTGGGGTAGAGGCCACCTTACGCCATCTCCAGAGTGCTGGCGCATTACTCGGCCTGGCTACCGGCAATCTTGAAGTCATTGGCTGGCTGAAGGTTGAGGCAGCAGGTTTAAAGGAGTGGTTCCGCTTTGGCGGCTTCAGCGACCGCTTCGATATTCGAGCCGAGATGATTGCTCATGCTGCGGAACTCGCCCGGCGCATCGCTGGCCCGGATGCCTCAATCTGCGTTGTCGGCGACACTCCATGGGACATTTCCGCTGCCAAAGCCAATTCCCTGCCGACGATTGCGGTCGCTACCGGGCACTTTACGTGGGAAGAGCTGATGCAGCACGCGCCAGAAGCCTGCACCTCCACGCTCGAGGACCTGTTACACGCAACCGCTCCTGCGGCGAACCGCAACCTATGA